Proteins found in one Flavobacterium channae genomic segment:
- a CDS encoding nitric oxide reductase activation protein NorD, with translation MGFELDEIIYKKVLKYFKNKRLNDAEILSRQINLSDIKPRLTLFARAICGAPIEIFPAEREGGYKNKNFFLPINCSLFPTKEENLKFYFFRTVYLSIQKQLNLNWDNQDNSQLLSLEKAAETAPLVLEKMFQDYPSMQEFYFDAVPKLPINKKYQTNDYSWLYGKWMKNTPEVENKNALHNFDDNTKKIKNNVVAETTLHTKAVEEIESLTIDKKQQEDYVLMHSFEKIETAEEFNGNWRDFDGKDDLKEHQEALEEMNMRFTVRVDDMVHSVYQADFVENTSIAESAEVDEKGFHLKYDEWDFKKRKYLTDFCKVYPKTQLKTHSTYYKNTMAKYKTTLNGLRKMLTSVNNKMQQQRRQLQGDAFDLDALTDLYTDIHSGKSPDERIYLSQRKKSKDIAILVLLDISLSSDGYAAGNRVIDVEKEVSILFGEILHEFDIDFAIDGFYSKTRNFTTYLTLKDFNENWNKAKHKIGAVEPNGYTRIGPALRHAGARMDQLDVKNKWIIVLSDGKPNDYDKYEGQHGIQDIKQALRELNERKINSYALAIEAQAKYYLPQMFGQNHYQILTSPEALLKSLVKLYEKIKHQ, from the coding sequence ACTTTAAAAATAAACGACTGAATGATGCAGAAATTCTAAGCCGTCAAATTAACTTGTCCGATATTAAACCAAGATTAACTCTTTTTGCAAGAGCTATTTGCGGTGCTCCAATCGAAATTTTTCCTGCTGAAAGAGAAGGTGGTTACAAAAACAAAAATTTTTTCTTACCCATTAATTGTTCGCTGTTTCCAACTAAGGAAGAAAATTTAAAATTCTATTTTTTTAGAACCGTTTATTTAAGCATTCAAAAACAACTGAATTTGAATTGGGACAATCAAGACAATTCACAACTGCTTTCTTTAGAAAAAGCAGCAGAAACGGCTCCTTTGGTTCTGGAAAAAATGTTTCAAGATTATCCATCAATGCAAGAGTTTTATTTTGATGCGGTGCCAAAATTACCCATTAATAAAAAATATCAAACCAATGATTATTCTTGGTTGTATGGAAAATGGATGAAAAACACACCAGAAGTTGAAAACAAAAATGCGTTACATAATTTTGATGACAATACTAAGAAAATAAAAAATAATGTAGTGGCCGAAACTACACTGCATACAAAAGCTGTTGAAGAAATAGAATCACTTACTATTGATAAAAAGCAGCAAGAAGATTATGTATTAATGCACAGTTTTGAGAAAATTGAAACTGCCGAGGAGTTTAATGGAAATTGGAGAGATTTTGATGGGAAAGACGATTTAAAAGAACATCAAGAAGCTTTGGAAGAAATGAATATGCGATTTACAGTTCGTGTAGACGATATGGTACATTCTGTATATCAAGCCGATTTTGTTGAAAACACTTCTATAGCCGAAAGTGCTGAGGTAGATGAAAAGGGTTTTCATTTAAAATACGACGAGTGGGATTTTAAAAAACGAAAATACTTAACGGATTTCTGTAAAGTTTATCCCAAAACCCAACTTAAAACACATTCGACTTATTATAAAAACACGATGGCAAAATATAAAACCACTTTAAATGGTTTGCGAAAAATGCTTACTAGTGTAAATAATAAAATGCAACAACAACGAAGACAATTACAAGGTGACGCATTTGATTTAGATGCATTAACCGATTTATATACTGATATTCATTCTGGGAAATCGCCAGATGAACGTATTTATTTATCTCAAAGAAAAAAAAGCAAAGACATTGCCATTTTAGTTTTGTTAGATATTAGTCTTTCAAGCGATGGTTATGCTGCTGGAAATCGTGTGATTGATGTTGAAAAAGAAGTTTCTATTTTATTTGGCGAAATTCTTCATGAATTTGACATCGATTTTGCGATTGATGGTTTTTATTCCAAAACCAGAAATTTCACAACCTATCTCACTTTGAAAGATTTCAATGAAAATTGGAATAAAGCCAAACATAAAATCGGAGCAGTAGAACCTAATGGTTACACCAGAATTGGTCCTGCTTTGCGTCATGCTGGAGCTAGAATGGATCAGTTGGATGTTAAAAATAAATGGATAATTGTTTTATCTGATGGTAAACCAAATGATTATGATAAATATGAAGGGCAACACGGTATTCAAGACATCAAACAAGCTTTACGAGAGTTAAACGAACGTAAAATTAATTCCTATGCATTAGCCATAGAAGCGCAAGCCAAATATTATTTACCGCAAATGTTTGGGCAAAATCATTATCAAATATTAACTTCTCCTGAAGCCTTGCTAAAATCATTAGTAAAGCTTTATGAGAAAATAAAACATCAATAA